TCCACGTCAAGATCGGGATCGACAGATGCCACGCGTGCGTAAACAAGGTCTCCAGTCTTCAGTCTTGGCCTATTCTTCTTACTTGCATTAGGAAACGCATAAAAGCCTAGCACAGCTGGCGTTGAGAAATTTGTGAGCGAGACTCTATAAAACTCTCCGAAAGAACCCACAATGGTGCCAACAACGAAATCCTGCGCAGCAGGCATATATCTTCTGGAATCAGCCTCCACATAAGccagcgaggacgagccggCCTGCGTCTGCACGAGGTATCCTGCGGTCGTTGGGCTGGCAACGTTACCGCTGGTCTGCAAGTTGGGGCCCAGAACAAGTTCGGATCCTGTCTCCAGCGTAAATTGGTCTCCGGGAATAACGATAGACATGGCAGGtagcaaaaaaaaaaaatgaagCGGAAAAAATTGTGCAGATCtgacgcgtcgatcgacgcctACTCACTGATAAGCAAGCACCGCATGTAGTCATTATTTGCAAGATCTCACGAGATCAAGTGAGTGTGCCGCAGCTGTCCAAGCATGTGGACAGCCCCCACCCGCGCCTGAATGCGTATTTGTTAGCCGACTTTAAAAATGCAGCATTCGCTTGTACGTGCTGACAAATAATTGAGGAAGGAAAAACTTTCCTGAAAAACCTTATCGACCATGGGTCTGCTCTCTCTGGGTACGCCTTTACATTGGAACGACTCCCGTCTCTATGCTGATCATGTGCGCACAAACGGTATCATCCAGCTGATAAACTGCTTCAACGCAGCACGAGACCGCAAGAATGACCCGTTCTTGTGGGGAGACGAAGTGGAATATATGTTGGTGAAGCTGGACAGAGAGCACAAAGTTGCTCGTCTTGCCATTGACAAGGACTATATTCTGAAAGACCTTGGCGAAGATGGCTCGTCTTTCGAGGTGGCAGTCAGTAATAATGTGGTGTTCCACCCGGAGTACGGCAGATACATGATAGAAGCAACACCGCTCCAGCCCTACGATGGGACGAAACTGGAAGAGTTCGAATACGTCGAACATAACATGAGAACTAGACGGCAGATTGCCACAAAGGAGCTCGGAGAAGAGGATGTGTTGCCATTGACACTCACGTCTTTTCCGCGAATGGGCGTTGAGATTTTTACATATCCGGCCGCCGAGCCCGACGGTGAAGCGTCCAAGTCTCTCTTCCTGCCagacgagatcatcaacCGCCACTTCCGTTTTCCGACGCTGACGGCCAACATTCGTCGCAGAAGGGATCAGAAGGTGAGCATCAACATCCCTCTGTACAAAGACGAGAAAACTGTGGCTTCAGGAATTGATCCGTCCATTCCTCGAAGAAACCTGTTCCCGCATCACGACGAAGAACCATTTTTGGGGGCCGCCAAAGAGGGCCACATTTACATGGACTCGATGGGCTTTGGTATGGGCTCGTCGTGTCTGCAAGTGACGATGCAAGCCCCGGACGTGGCCCATGCCAGATTCCTGTACGACTCTCTGGTCAACGTCGCTCCATTGATGCTGGCTCTGACAGCTGCGGCTCCGATCTTCCGGGGCCATCTTGCTGATCAGGACGTTAGATGGAATGTGATTGCGGGAGCAGTTGATGACCGGACCCCGTATGAACGCGGAGAGCCGCCATTGAAGGGTCACAAAGAGAGAGGGAACACCTTGGACACAGCAGAGCTCATGCGCATTCCCAAGTCACGGTACGACTCGGTGGACCAGTACCTGGGTGACTTGGATACTTCCGGCAGATTCTCCTATTTCAGAAAAGAGTACAATGACATCGAATCTCCGAAAAACAGCAAGGTTTACGAAAAACTCGTTTCCAATGGGTTTGACGAAACACTGGCGGGCCATTTCGCGCACCTGTTCATCCGGGACCCTATCGTCATTTTCACCGAATCCATAGAGCAAGACAACACCGTCGAGACCGACCATTTCGAAAATATCCAGTCCACAAACTGGCAGACGTTGCGTTTCAAGCCTCCAAAACAGTCTGCTGTGCCAGAAAAGCACGATGTTCCGGGATGGAGAGTTGAGCTCCGGCCAATGGAAATTTCCTTGACAGATTTCGAAAACGCTGCGTATGCAAACTTTTCCGTCCTGCTGTCGCTAGCGGTGCTCAAATATAGACCAAACTTTTACCTCCCAATTTCGTATGCGGAGGCCAACATGAAGACGGCTCATCGCCGGAATGCCATAGTGGAGCAGAAGTTTCACTTCCGGACCAATGTGTGGGAGGCAGGAGAGGCAATAGTGGAGCAGCTGAGTCTTGATGAGGTTTTCAACGGATCCGGCTCTTTCGAGGGACTTTTATCTCTAGTCAACCGATACATCAAAGAGACATGGGGAGAAGCTCTTCCCGCAAAACTTGAGGCGTACCTCAAGCTGGTGAGCTTCAGAGCCTCGGCAAAAATCCCATCCACAGCGCAATACATACGGAACTTTGTCTTGAGTCACCCAGACTACAAGAAGGACAGTATTGTCAGCGACCAGATAAACTACGACCTGCTCGAGATGGCAGCCAAACTGTCCACCTACGACCACGGCGTGGTGACTGACTTCTTCGGGCCCGAACTGGGTCAATGGTTAATTGATAATGGTTACTAAATAAAAGACATAAGCCATACAGCTGCGCAAACCTAATTCTCGTTTTCGCTctcggactcggactcggactcAGAGTCGGAGTTCTCCTCGTGGACTTCCTCCTGAACCTTAGCTGGTCTCTGGTGCTTCTCTCTGTGCTCCTTCTCAACCACCTCAaccttctcctcctcgtcctttggctccttctccagcttctccttTGGCTCTTCCTTGAGGTGCTTgtcctgcttcttcttAGAGAACTTGCCTCCCTTGTGGCCCTTCAACTTCATTCCCTTAGGGTGTGGTCTCTCGTGAGCCTTGTGCTCCTCAATGTCAAACTCGTGTTCGGTCTCTCTGAATTCACCTTCAGCACCCTTGATGTTCTTGTGGCCCTTATGCATCTTGTGAGCCTTCAGCATACCGGCCTTCTTGTCCATCTTGCAGTCCTTGAATGGTCTGtgctcctcgtccatctcGTGCATGTCTTCGAATCCCGGTGGAGGGCGGTGGTCGCCGTGGAATCCGTGGGCATGTGGGTGGTGTGGATGGGTCAAGGACTTGACACCATGGACAACCGGACCGGACTGCAAAACTAGACAGGCAAcgaagaacaagaacacTCCCAAGCCGAGTTTGGCAATCTTTTTGTTGGTCTCGTATCTGCTCTTGATTTTGTAGAGTTTCTCGACCTCCTCGCGAGGCAAAGTGACGTCGGTGTATTCTGGCAATTCTGTTTTAGAAGACATGGTTAACAACAAGAAGGAAAAATTGCACACTATATAAATATCATTCGATAAGCCACTAAACTAAGCATATTCCAAAACGGGCTTTCCAAACGCATTTGGATCACCGAATAAAATTTTTGGCAAAGCCCGATGACATAATATTACGTTCCGAAACTGACAAACGCGCTTGGCAAGGCAGGAGGCTTTGGTTAGTACCTAAGCAAGCGTGTGAATGGCTCATAGGCTATCACCGATAAGTCTGCCCCAATCACACATCTAAGCATTTTCGAAAGTAAACTGCTGTGACGATTCATGGCTACTTGACTATTTGACTTGAGGTCCAAGCCACTAAGTAAGCAGTCTTTCAAACTCTTTCGGTCTAAGCACGCCTATACGAAACCAGCACACTTTTTTTGCATATATGGCTGGTGTACAGATGtccattttttcttttcaaGATTTCTCACcagtcgatcgacttttCTTATGTATCGACCCTCATCTGCTCTGCTCAATCAGCGTTCAGTGCCGTTCTTTACCTTTCGCTATTATCCATCAACTTGCAGAAACTATGTGACAGCAACACAACAAAATCCGGATTTTCTATCCCCACCTGAACCTCAAAATTGGTACACACTTCTAACCAAACCACCTTCCCAAAATAAACAACGCTTAGCCAGTTTCCAAAACGAGGTCATTGAAGGTCTCCGATCGCCATCATACGATTCCTTTAACTCGCTCTTCATCAAGCCCTACAGACGACACCGAGATTTGGCGCATgtcacaaactccaaaagCGCCCTCCCCCATGTTCCTAGTTCCTACGACGCTCCGGAGGCATTGCGCAAACAATTGAAGCGCAGGCCCTTACCCTTTCACCTATCCCACCGACTTTCCACATAtctgcagaagaagaacctGCGTGATATAGGttctatttattttgaaaTCCCTACACCACGAGCAGCTCATTTTTCCATACTacagctggagcagcttCTATCGCTGATCCTAAGCACCAAGCGAGCCAATGTTGAGACTGTGAATGTTGGGGTACGTATTTTAGAGGACATGGAGTCTGACTCCATAAAACTAGGACCGCTTGAGCAGACAAAACTTGTTTATTTTTATACCCGGTTGCAAATGCCATTTGAAGAGGTTATTCAAAAGGTTCTGGATAAAAGCTATTTTCATCCACACACATGGAATCTCCTGCTTCAATTCTACCCATCGCATACGGACGAGATTTTGGAATTAATGCGGACACGTGTTTCCCTAGACAGGACGTTGTTGCTGACATTACTGGAAAAGAGCTCCTCTTTAAACAGTGTGCTGAATATAATCGATATCTTCAGACAGCGCCACATGCACTTGGATCACGAAGCCCTAGACAAGATTCTAGTGAAGCTCGCCGTTTTCGACGAGTACATGGTTGCCAAATCCATACTAGACACCATGATCGAAACCGCTCCAAAGCTTGCGGAAAAACCGTTTCAGGTTCAGCATAGTAGCACCCATGAGCCCTGGGTGCGCAAGCTTAACTTGTACGAGCACCATGGACTTATGACGACACGACGTCGGCGAAGATTAGTGAGCCAGATCGAGCTCGTCAACGAATGGCTACCAGATAACACTCCTCTGATCCTTTATCCACAAAGACCAACTCCATTTCTGATgcatcaattttttgttttaAATCTAAGCTCAGATATGAGTATCGCGCGCAGATCACAAATCTGTGATCTTCTTGAGTTGATGAATACAGCGAAAATTCCAATTCTGAACAAGACAGTGATCCTAGTGTTGCAACGTCTTGTGGAGCTAGACCAGCTTAGGCAACAGGAAGTCGATCTTGCTGCGCAACTGGTTGAACTTTACCAAGAATCCAAGCGTTTCAACGCTTACTTGGAGATCCAAGCCACAAATCTGGCTTTCAACAGAACAGAATTGGTGCCGTACctgctggccaagaaagaaaataataataaacttgattttgaggtcCAGAAAGGAGCAGGCTGGAATTCTGATTGCTACGACCAAGTGATTTTCCGCCTTGGCTCAAAGCTGTACCACAAGTCCGCGGACTTGAACTTTGAATGGCTCGCCAAATtgctcctcgagctccacAGAGATTAATTTGTAAAtataattttatttatttcttcttcataCTTTGAATGGCACCAATGGCGCCACGCAAAAAATTCAGGTCTTCGTTCACCTCCTCCGGTTTGAGACCTGGACAACCCTGGTAGCTTCTTGTGGAATGCCTCGTGTTGGCCTTTTCCTGGCGCTTGATAAATTCCTCACCGTAAAGGAACTCGTTCAACTCCGGATTGTCGGTAAGAACTTTAAGAGAGTTGGAACTTTCCTCTCCAGCAGACGAAACGTCTCCGTTCCGGGCAACATGGCCACCAAGGTGCCGGCTAGGCTTCTgtcttttccttgatgaGCTCGAGGCGTACCCTGTGGCAGTTCCGGTGCCTGTTCCCGAGTCGTAAGAATCCTCAGCATTGCTCAAATTTAACGAGCCGTCGTACCGCTTGTTATGCGTTCTGCGAGAACGTCTTTCTCCAGGAAAGAAAAATGACGTCGACGACTCGAATCCGCTGTTATATCCGTTTTCTCTATGCGCGCTCCCGTTTGTTGTGTATCTCGATGCTGTGTGAGAAGACGAGGTCGTGGCTATATCAATTAATGCTTTGTCTTCCTTGAGCTGTTTAATCTTCTTGAGGATGCGCTCGTGAagtttctccttcagcagctgcaccaCCCTCTCGCGCTCCTGCACAGCACTGTCGTAATCCTCCTTGAATTGCTTGTTGATTAGCTGTACTTGATACTCCTCCGCCAGCTTCAACCGCACAAGCTCTGCGTCTCTAACCTCTTCGAAATCCCGGATTCGCTGCATGTACTGTGGATTATCGCCGGAATGAAGCGAGCTGAGCTTATACTGAAGTTGAATCAGCGAGTCGCGGTAGAAATAATCTTTATCTTGCTGAAACTGGTCTTCAACCTTGCCCAGCTTGGACTGAATCTGTTGTCGCCTCTTGTctttcttggagatctgGTACTGATACTGTACATTATAATCAGCAGGGTCTAACGTGTTAGCGTGTGAAATCTGGTGGATTTTACTTACAACCATACTGGTTTGCCCCTTCCATATTATACTCCATAATAAATAGAAGAGAAATTACGGAAAAAACAAACTCTTAGGCTGTGCAACAAAATACGTCGTATTAATGGCTGTGCTAATTGCGAAACTCAGATCAGAAGCTTTTGATCTTTCTTGAACTCTTCCACGTCGGCCTTCGCCGTCGTCTCGATCGACTTGACCGCGTTGGCTGTCCTCTTGACTATCTCCAAGTAGTTGTACGGCACAAATCCCATGCGTCCGTCCCGTGTACGGCACTTCCACCAACTATCAGTCTTATTCAGTATGGCCACCAAGTCTCCTCGTTTCAACCTGAGCTCCATTTCCTCGTTCTCAGGGTTGAAGTCGTACAGCGCCCGCGCAAACTCCAGCTTTTTAGGATCGATGCTAGGTTCTGGGTTTCTGTTCACTGCAAGACCAGTAATCGCACCCTGGTCCGGCTGTCCGTTCAAAAGAGCCCTTTGGTGTTCAGCCATGTGCGTAACCAGTTTCTTCAGTACATATGGGAGTCCGAACACGGCcgccaaaaagaaaacaagagGTTTCAAAGACATCCTCTCCTTCTTGCCTTCTTTGTCTTTCTTATTTGACTCGATTTGCTTCTTGAATTCATCAACGCTGATTTTTAATTTGGTTCCTCTGATTTTTCTCAGGGCCTTTTTGGCCCAGTTCAACAATGCGTATATCCCCAAAAGGGAGCCCATcgcatttttcaaatgtTGGAACTGTTCAGCCATGGATATCATCgtgaaaaacgagctgtGTGTCGCGTAATATGTGCTCTCCAGCATCTGCGCAAAACCCCCAACGGCACCAATCAAGCTCTCTATCAACTGAAACGTTGCTTCCGTTCCCTGCGTAAATGAGCCCACAATCCCCTGGTTCATCATCGTCCCGTTCATGCCATTCATGCTGTTCATGCCGCTCATACCTCCGTAGCGATTACCATACATCCCACCACCATATAAGGACCCGTACATTGACGATCCATATGACCCGTAGGAGTTGTACATGTTTCCATACATGGGATTGCTATAGCTTGAGGTACCATAGCCACCGTAGTACGGAGACGTGCGTGAAGGTATGCCGGATCCGGACATGTTGCTGATTGTATTGGTAGATAAGGGAGATGGCCTGGTGGGCAACTCGGGAGGCGCCGTCGAGTTTTCTGTACTTATTGTAGCGTTATTGTCCATATCTAAGCTGTTTGTAGTTCCGCCCGTGGAGTTAGCGGTTTCCCAAGGCTTTGGACGTGGTGTAGTCATGAAAGAatgattttcttgttttttttcgcccGGTATTTCTTAATCTCCACTATCCGCTTAAGCTTACCCAAAACGTGCATTTTTAGGGAAAATTATCTAACAGCTTATATAATACACACAGATATGGCGGCCCACTAAATATTATTTCACTGGGACCACATGGAGTAGAGCTGCGGCTCTTTGACACTGATTGGCTCGAAATCTTCGTTTAGATTCACCTTCTCAGGAATGTTGTCGCCCTTTGTCGTTCCTAGTTCGCTAGTCTTGTTTGTAACAACGACTCTAGGTGCTCTGGTGGCCTCCATCATGGCCTCCTCACAGAGCATCAAGCCTTCGTCAGTGGCTCCCAACTCACTAGccttgagcagtttttggCGCACAGAAGCAGTCTGCTTGCGCAAAGCCAGTCTGTCCACCACCAGATTGTgcttctccaaagccaGCTTTCGTTTTTCGGCCTGGAGCTGATTATCCATTTCTTGGAGCTTTGCAAATTTAAGCTCGAACTGTTTGAGCGAAAGCGCCATAATCTGGCTGATTAGCGCGTCTTGAGCAGCGGTCTCCTGTTGGAGTTGTAGTTGAGAGTTGGCAGCCACTTTCGCGAGCGCCTCACTGTCTTGCTCCAACATCTGCTTAATGGAGTTGTTTATAGTATCCACCACACCTGTAGGCTTGGAACTCTGTTTGAGGAACTCTTGATACGTCGATTTGgaaagctgtttttccaggtaCTTGTCTTCGATAGGGAGTTGGATGAAGCGAGAAATGCACTGTTCCTTGCTCCGGGTTCCGACATGTCCGCTTATGGCCGTCCAGTCGTCGCGGTACATTTCAATAGCCTCGAGCAGTAACAAGGTCTCCTGATCTGTCCAAGGCCTAGCGTCAGACCGGTTATAAGCTTTCTCTAGCTTGACGTAATCGCTGCTTTTGAATGCAGCCGGAAACTGGCCATCCTCAAATGCCTGCTTGCTGATATTTTGCTTCGTCTTCAAGTTATGGTATCTAGTCTCGGTGATTTCGTTACCTGTAATGCTgcagaaaagctgtttgagtcCGCTCTTGGCAGGATCCTCAGCCTTCAGGGCAAAAGCGTCCTGAGCAGTGTCGTAAACGTTCTTTCTGATTTCTAAATTCAGGGGGAAAGAATTATTTGTGGCCTTTTCAGCTGactcttctgtttcttcttccacTTCGTCAGATTCTTTTTTGACAGGAATGTGAGCTTCTAGTCCCGTTGGTTTGTCAAGTGTTATCTGGAAATGACCCGTAAACTGAGGACCCATGATCACAGGTTTTGTCTTAGGATCAATTTGGTAGTTAATCAAACCCCATTTGCACAGAAAGCCATGAACCCTTATGATCGAGGCCACGTCTCCCGCTAATCCCCTTCTCGCGGCAGTCACGGTAAGATATTCCATTGGGTTAAGCCTATATGTGTGGATCATGAAATCTCTATATTCCTTGTACACCTTGGGGGTCTTGAATCTAGATTCGTTGTTGAAGAATTCAGGCAAGGAGCGTTTCTCAATTTCATGAATTTCGTTCATGTCGAACCAGCGCGCAAATGACGGCAACACAACTGGCTTCATTTGTTTCGCCACAAATGCGCGTGCCTCATCATTCAAAGAATTGTTTTTTGTCTCCTGTTCCGTTGGTGAAGACATGTAGAAAATTAAAAACAAGAATATGCTCttccatttttttttcaccttgTAATTTTTGATTCGCGGTGTACGGATGACCTGGCCAGATCAGTCAGACACGGAAGAAGAGCGTATCCTGAAGCTGTTGCGCGAACAGCAGTCGCGTACAGCGACCCCTGAGCAGGCTGAATTTGAGAGTCTTTCCAAGACGCGTaaactggagaaactgaacgagctggtgaagcGTTCGCAAGTGTTCAGTAGTATCATTGCTGACACGCTTTTGGACAGTtccaagaaggaggaagtAGAAAGCAAGCAGAAGCGTCGCAAGACAAATGACAGGAAGGCTGCCCAGGATGAATCTGTGCAGCCAAAACTACTCACCGGGTGCCAAATGAAAGACTATCAGATAGCAGGTATGGAATGGCTGATCACGTTGTATCAAAACGGTCTCAACGGGATCTTGGCCGACGAAATGGGACTTGGAAAGACTTTGCAAAGTATCGCCTTGATTGCGTTTTTGATTGAGCAAGGAATCGAAGGCCCATTTCTCATATGCTGTCCGTTGTCGACTGTATCCAATTGGATCTCCGAGTTTGAGAGGTTTGCTCCGAAAATCAAGGTTCTTGCTTATGTTGGCACCAAGACGCAACGTCCAAAGTTGCGGCGACAGTTCTCCAAAAGTGCGGTAATCGTCACCTCCTACGAGATCAGCATACGCGATTTCCGCTATTTGAGCGCCAAACTGTGGAAATATCTGATCGTAGACGAGGGACACCGTCTTAAGAATAGTGAGTGTCTTTTGATCCGCCAACTGAAACGTCTTAGGACCTCAAACCGCTTGCTTTTGACGGGTACACCTCTGCAGAACAATTTGAATGAGCTTTGGTCTCTGCTGAACTTTATTTTGCCGGAGATTTTCCATGACGTTGATATGTTTCAACAGTGgtttgatttttctgctctgGAAGAAATGAAAGATGAGGATACGGAGTTCAACGAGTTGATCAATGCAGAGATTCAAAAAAGCTTGGTCACCAACCTGCACACTATTTTGCAGCCTTTTCTGCTCCGCAGGCTAAAACGAGACGTGATACAAGgcctgccaccaaagagaGAGTTTATTATTTATGGCAAGCTCACGTCTAAACAGGAACAACTTTATCGTGCTACACTGGGTCAAACGTTGAAAGAATGCTTATTGGTGAATGGTTTAAAAGAATACCTTTCAGTAAACCATTTATTGCAGGtctctgacgaggaggtcGAAAAGTTTGTGGCTCTGGAAGATAAGCCAAAAGACCATAAATTGTACGAAcattttgagtttgtcaGGAAACAGGTTGGAACCAAAAAGCTAATGAACGTGATGATGCAGCTGCGGCTGGTTTGCGACTCACCTCATCTTTTTTTCTATCCGTGGAACGACTACGCGGACTCAGGGTTGGTGGAACAGTCTGCCAAGTTGCAACTTTTAGATCAATTGCTTCCAGCGCTTCATAAAGATGGACACCGGGTTTTGATCTTCACACAGTTCACGTCAATGCTAGACCTGATTGAAGAATTTGTCAACAATACACTAGGATACAAGTCCTGTCGAATAGACGGGTCCACCGATCAGGCAGACCGTAAAGACGAGATTGATAGATTTTCAACCGAGGAGGTGGACGTGTTTTTGTTGTCTACGCGTGCTGGAGGCCTAGGACTTAATTTAACGGCTGCTGACTCGGTTATTCTATTCGACTCAGACTGGAATCCGCAGGTCGATCTCCAAGCAATGGATAGAGTCCACAGAATAGGCCAGACCAAACCTGTGTCAGTTTATCGACTGGTGATTGCCAACACTGTTGAAGAGATCATGCTGGCAAAGGCAGACTCCAAAAGACGTCTCGAAAGGCTGGTCATCCAGCTAGGTCATTTTGAAGATCTTTTGAATTATGGTACCGGCAACAGGAAGCCACAGGATGCTCTTTTGGACAATCTTAGTGAATTCCTCAGTGCGAAAGAGTTTAGAAAAAGAGAGATTGTAGACAACAAGCTTTCGGACGAAGAAATGCGAGAATTGCTTGACAGGTCGCCAGAAGCCTTCCAGAGAGAAAATGACGACCATTTCGCCCACTTGATGCTCTTTGAAACAATTAATTCCTTACAGTAGTACATACAAAATACGAGACATGTCCCAGCGCTGTGAACGATCGGGTTCGAGACATGCGCTCAAAATAGAGACTAAATCGTCTGCGCGCGGAAAATCATTAAGTGCCGCTCGGAAACGGGTTTTGTCGTAATCGTTATTCATGATCATGAGCTTGAGCCGTGGCTCAAAATTATGTTGGAAAGGTAGTTTCAGCGTGACCAACGTGTAAAGCAGCACCCCCACTGCCCACGCATCCGTTAGATGATCAAGCGCAGGAGGATTAGGTCGCAGGATTTCGGGCGAAGAGTAGGGAAGTGAACCAATGTGTGTATCCGGTAAACGGGCACTGTTGTAGGAAGAAGTTGTGGACGCCGTTGCTGAGGAGCGTGGGGAACGGGGAGTGGGCGTGTTGGCAACAGAGGACAGCGGAGAATTGCGGTACGAGTGTGACGAGCCCGTCGATATGTTGTAAGGGGAAGAGGGCACGACAGTTTCATCCAAGATTCGTCTAGAAAGGTCAGGAATTTTGATTAGCGCCTTGGTATCTCTGCTGTAGAAGTTGGCCATCCCAAAATCGCAGAGCACAACTCTGCCATTTGAAAGAAGGCAGTTTTCCAGTTTCACGTCTCCGTGGTATATTCCCAAGCCGTGCATATACTGCAGTCCAGAACATATGTCAATCAAAAATGTCACAATGCGGGGCAGACGTTGCGGATCGTTAGCTGACTCCCATTGCTTCACTAGATCAAAGAGCGAGCCAGAGCTATATTTCTCGGTcagcaaaaagaaagaaTGGTCGGTAAATTTGAAATCCAACAACGGCGCAATCCGTTCGTGGTTCAAAAGCGACCAGATGAGAGATTCAGTCTTGAAACGTTTTATGAACTCCACAGAACCATGAACGTCGATAATCTTCATTGCTTTTATCTCGTCGTTTTCGTTGCTGCATTCTCGGATGATACCGTATGCACCTCGTCCAATTATTCGACCTAACCGCCACTTGCCAAGAATCAATGAACCTTTCACATTAGTGTTGTCAGGAATTGTGACAGTACTGTTAACGGAATTTTGTAGCGAGTAGGAATTAGACAACCTGTGTGCCGGGGAGGTTGCACCCGATACGGAATTTCTGCGAATCAATCTAGTGATGTGATTTTTGTAGTCCTTGtcattttgcaaaaaatcaGGTAATGCCTCGTTCATGATCCTCTTTCTTTCACTGAAAGAAAGCGATAGGAAGTTGGACGGGAGAGATGCAAGAATCAAACGGTCCTTTTCACGTTCTGGAGACCCTGTGCTCCGAGATGTAGGACGCGCTGCACCTTCGTGCTTTTCAATTGAGATTGGTTGGACTTTGGAATGCAGCTCATCCAAAATATGGTCCTCATTagccagcttgtcgtcaaTCCATGTCCTGAAGTTGAAATCCACAAAGTCTGGAACATATTCATCCTCAATTCCCTGTAATGTTTTCCAATTATAGCTCCCAGTGCGACTGTAAATCATCCGCCTCCCGGCTTTATCAAAATACGTCTTGTCTGTCTCTGAAGAAACTTTGGAAAGCCCACCCTCGACCTCCCAACCACTCAGTAGGTCATGAAAGTCCGTCGCAGGTATGAGCTCCTCATTGTCAATATTGTTGATCACTCTGGAGTCCTGATAAGAGCGTGGGATAAGAGTGGGGATCTTGGGGTTAGACAGCCCATTATTTGTATAACTTTCCATATAAGCGAGGAATCCAATTTGAGAACACAGGAATTAGATTGAACCGCGCTGTGGGGTTCAGAGTATGTCAACGTGCACCTAGACGCCCACGCAGGTCAAAGAAAGATGCTATTGAAACTTTTGCACCAGTTGACACTATGAGGCTACCGGTCTTAATATgcaacaaaaaaaaaatctgACAATAATTATCCTATTTGATCTACCCATACATGGGCTGTGCAACACCTGTGCACCAGTTGTTTAACCAATAATTTTCATCGAAAAAAACTTTACGCTCTAACAACAAATATGGCAGGACATCCAGGTGCTTATATGGGATGGTGGGGTCACATTGGTAAGTACTCACGTCGGAAACTTGGTAAACTAATATCTCAGG
The sequence above is a segment of the Ogataea parapolymorpha DL-1 chromosome I, whole genome shotgun sequence genome. Coding sequences within it:
- a CDS encoding Protein involved in rRNA processing, which gives rise to MSIVIPGDQFTLETGSELVLGPNLQTSGNVASPTTAGYLVQTQAGSSSLAYVEADSRRYMPAAQDFVVGTIVGSFGEFYRVSLTNFSTPAVLGFYAFPNASKKNRPRLKTGDLVYARVASVDPDLDVELECFDATTGKEGGFGHLEGGFLFEVRLAYARYLLRHQDAPVLTKLMKKYQFELAIGANGRIWIKSDTLQNTIECVKAIQRAQTEKQS
- a CDS encoding Gamma-glutamylcysteine synthetase yields the protein MGLLSLGTPLHWNDSRLYADHVRTNGIIQLINCFNAARDRKNDPFLWGDEVEYMLVKLDREHKVARLAIDKDYILKDLGEDGSSFEVAVSNNVVFHPEYGRYMIEATPLQPYDGTKLEEFEYVEHNMRTRRQIATKELGEEDVLPLTLTSFPRMGVEIFTYPAAEPDGEASKSLFLPDEIINRHFRFPTLTANIRRRRDQKVSINIPLYKDEKTVASGIDPSIPRRNLFPHHDEEPFLGAAKEGHIYMDSMGFGMGSSCLQVTMQAPDVAHARFLYDSLVNVAPLMLALTAAAPIFRGHLADQDVRWNVIAGAVDDRTPYERGEPPLKGHKERGNTLDTAELMRIPKSRYDSVDQYLGDLDTSGRFSYFRKEYNDIESPKNSKVYEKLVSNGFDETLAGHFAHLFIRDPIVIFTESIEQDNTVETDHFENIQSTNWQTLRFKPPKQSAVPEKHDVPGWRVELRPMEISLTDFENAAYANFSVLLSLAVLKYRPNFYLPISYAEANMKTAHRRNAIVEQKFHFRTNVWEAGEAIVEQLSLDEVFNGSGSFEGLLSLVNRYIKETWGEALPAKLEAYLKLVSFRASAKIPSTAQYIRNFVLSHPDYKKDSIVSDQINYDLLEMAAKLSTYDHGVVTDFFGPELGQWLIDNGY
- a CDS encoding putative membrane protein, which gives rise to MSSKTELPEYTDVTLPREEVEKLYKIKSRYETNKKIAKLGLGVFLFFVACLVLQSGPVVHGVKSLTHPHHPHAHGFHGDHRPPPGFEDMHEMDEEHRPFKDCKMDKKAGMLKAHKMHKGHKNIKGAEGEFRETEHEFDIEEHKAHERPHPKGMKLKGHKGGKFSKKKQDKHLKEEPKEKLEKEPKDEEEKVEVVEKEHREKHQRPAKVQEEVHEENSDSESESESESENEN
- a CDS encoding Peroxisomal membrane protein PEX13, with the translated sequence MSGSGIPSRTSPYYGGYGTSSYSNPMYGNMYNSYGSYGSSMYGSLYGGGMYGNRYGGMSGMNSMNGMNGTMMNQGIVGSFTQGTEATFQLIESLIGAVGGFAQMLESTYYATHSSFFTMISMAEQFQHLKNAMGSLLGIYALLNWAKKALRKIRGTKLKISVDEFKKQIESNKKDKEGKKERMSLKPLVFFLAAVFGLPYVLKKLVTHMAEHQRALLNGQPDQGAITGLAVNRNPEPSIDPKKLEFARALYDFNPENEEMELRLKRGDLVAILNKTDSWWKCRTRDGRMGFVPYNYLEIVKRTANAVKSIETTAKADVEEFKKDQKLLI
- a CDS encoding Component of the RSC chromatin remodeling complex, with protein sequence MSSPTEQETKNNSLNDEARAFVAKQMKPVVLPSFARWFDMNEIHEIEKRSLPEFFNNESRFKTPKVYKEYRDFMIHTYRLNPMEYLTVTAARRGLAGDVASIIRVHGFLCKWGLINYQIDPKTKPVIMGPQFTGHFQITLDKPTGLEAHIPVKKESDEVEEETEESAEKATNNSFPLNLEIRKNVYDTAQDAFALKAEDPAKSGLKQLFCSITGNEITETRYHNLKTKQNISKQAFEDGQFPAAFKSSDYVKLEKAYNRSDARPWTDQETLLLLEAIEMYRDDWTAISGHVGTRSKEQCISRFIQLPIEDKYLEKQLSKSTYQEFLKQSSKPTGVVDTINNSIKQMLEQDSEALAKVAANSQLQLQQETAAQDALISQIMALSLKQFELKFAKLQEMDNQLQAEKRKLALEKHNLVVDRLALRKQTASVRQKLLKASELGATDEGLMLCEEAMMEATRAPRVVVTNKTSELGTTKGDNIPEKVNLNEDFEPISVKEPQLYSMWSQ